The Acidobacteriota bacterium genome has a segment encoding these proteins:
- a CDS encoding PIN domain nuclease has protein sequence MRVLVDTSVWADFFNEAGSREADILVRLITNEVELVTCGVVIAEFFQGLRRSRTLTALERQFRDMVCLAPIEPETYFSAAELYRELRRRGVTVRSTIDCLIVQLAELHGADLLARDRDLTRILDSGLTTAKAVTL, from the coding sequence GTGAGAGTCCTGGTCGACACGTCCGTCTGGGCGGATTTCTTCAACGAGGCGGGCTCCAGGGAAGCCGACATTCTCGTGCGTCTGATCACGAATGAAGTCGAGCTCGTCACGTGTGGCGTCGTGATCGCCGAGTTTTTTCAGGGTCTCCGGCGCTCCAGAACTCTGACGGCGCTCGAGCGACAGTTTCGCGACATGGTCTGTCTCGCACCAATCGAACCGGAAACGTACTTCTCCGCGGCGGAGCTGTATCGCGAGCTCCGCAGACGCGGGGTGACGGTGCGTTCGACGATCGACTGCCTGATCGTGCAACTGGCTGAGCTGCACGGGGCCGACCTGCTCGCTCGTGATCGCGATCTGACTCGCATTCTCGATTCCGGTCTGACGACGGCAAAAGCGGTCACGCTCTGA
- a CDS encoding type II toxin-antitoxin system VapB family antitoxin codes for MRTTLNIDEIALEEAMEASESRTKTEVVNEALRAFARAKRRKRLLDLRGKVAWEGEIDKLRERR; via the coding sequence ATGAGAACGACACTCAACATCGACGAGATCGCACTCGAGGAAGCGATGGAGGCCTCCGAGAGTCGGACGAAGACCGAAGTCGTCAATGAGGCTCTGCGTGCTTTTGCCCGAGCAAAACGGCGGAAGCGACTCCTCGACCTCCGCGGAAAGGTCGCCTGGGAAGGTGAGATCGACAAATTGAGAGAGCGGCGGTGA